In one Bacillus sp. Marseille-P3661 genomic region, the following are encoded:
- a CDS encoding cell wall hydrolase, with protein MKKLMNLLLTITLSVGSYTIFPSTQVNAEKNSLVASQNEKVNPVFPEPKVVEKDNAPTISSEEKKLLARLVHAEAEGEPYAGKVAVATVVLNRVEHKQFPDTIKEVIYEKNAFAPVKNGSINEPADQEALEAVQDALTKQERNKEVVYFYNPETATSDWIFEREVIKKIGNHVFAI; from the coding sequence ATGAAAAAACTAATGAATTTACTACTTACAATTACCCTATCAGTGGGTTCATATACTATTTTTCCATCAACTCAAGTTAATGCTGAAAAAAATTCACTTGTGGCAAGTCAAAATGAAAAGGTGAATCCTGTTTTTCCTGAACCTAAAGTGGTAGAGAAAGATAATGCTCCAACAATTTCAAGCGAAGAAAAGAAGTTACTTGCCCGACTTGTTCACGCTGAAGCAGAAGGTGAGCCATATGCGGGTAAGGTGGCAGTTGCTACAGTTGTACTAAATCGTGTTGAACATAAACAATTCCCTGATACAATAAAAGAAGTAATTTATGAAAAAAATGCTTTTGCACCTGTAAAAAATGGCTCTATTAATGAACCTGCTGATCAAGAAGCTTTGGAAGCAGTACAGGACGCACTGACAAAACAGGAGAGAAATAAAGAAGTGGTATACTTCTATAACCCTGAAACGGCAACTAGTGATTGGATATTTGAACGTGAAGTAATTAAGAAAATCGGTAATCATGTATTTGCTATTTAA
- a CDS encoding RsiV family protein encodes MINEYVYSGGAHGTPIKIDFTYDIKEEKENSLMDLFKTDDFVHVLTELAKENIQNSDIKDLLFNDFEQIRKEQDFYLTDDALVLIFGQYEYTAGAAGSPEFFIEKEHLEILKDKFK; translated from the coding sequence TTGATAAATGAATATGTTTATAGCGGCGGCGCACATGGGACCCCTATCAAAATCGACTTTACCTATGATATTAAGGAAGAAAAAGAAAATTCATTAATGGATTTATTCAAAACTGATGATTTTGTACACGTTTTAACTGAACTGGCTAAGGAAAACATACAAAATAGTGACATAAAAGATCTGTTATTTAATGATTTTGAACAAATTAGGAAAGAGCAAGACTTTTATTTAACTGACGATGCGCTTGTCCTTATATTTGGTCAGTATGAGTATACAGCTGGAGCAGCAGGTTCCCCAGAATTTTTTATTGAAAAAGAACATCTTGAAATATTAAAGGATAAGTTTAAATAG
- a CDS encoding polysaccharide deacetylase family protein: MKKLIIVISFVVFGILVTSYGLFNLSKSRSTQLFGGLVTQVETSEKVLALTFDDGPSIYTDEILSVLDEEDIKATFFLTGREIKGNLDAAKKIVHEGHEVGNHSYSHQRMVLKLPDFIRNEIELTDTLIREAGYKGEIHFRPPYGKRLIVLPYYLAKHERKTILWNIEPETYPEIAADSTKIVDHVVKNTKPGSIVLMHVMYESRRESLEAVKNIITSLREEGYTFKTVSELLALENDSENQY; encoded by the coding sequence ATGAAGAAACTAATTATCGTTATAAGTTTTGTGGTTTTTGGTATTCTTGTTACTAGCTATGGTTTGTTTAATCTATCTAAATCTAGAAGTACACAATTATTTGGTGGTCTCGTAACTCAAGTAGAAACTTCCGAAAAGGTTTTAGCATTAACATTTGATGATGGACCTAGTATCTATACGGATGAGATTCTTTCGGTACTGGATGAAGAAGATATCAAAGCGACCTTTTTTCTTACCGGGCGGGAGATTAAAGGAAATTTAGATGCCGCTAAGAAAATTGTTCACGAAGGACATGAAGTTGGAAACCATTCCTACTCACATCAACGCATGGTGTTAAAGTTGCCAGACTTTATTAGAAATGAAATCGAACTAACAGATACATTAATCCGAGAAGCAGGTTATAAAGGAGAAATTCATTTCCGACCACCTTATGGAAAGAGACTGATCGTGCTACCGTATTACTTAGCGAAACATGAACGGAAGACCATTCTATGGAACATTGAGCCTGAAACGTATCCTGAAATTGCTGCCGATTCAACTAAAATTGTAGATCATGTCGTAAAAAATACAAAACCGGGTTCGATTGTTTTAATGCATGTTATGTATGAAAGCCGTAGAGAGTCTTTGGAAGCAGTTAAAAACATAATTACGTCATTAAGAGAAGAAGGATATACGTTTAAAACTGTTTCAGAATTGTTAGCATTAGAAAATGATTCTGAAAACCAGTACTAA
- a CDS encoding DMT family transporter, whose translation MLRLNGILMIIIGSMLWGATGPLMEWLLENMKLTVTFLLVIRLIVAGILLLLILAIRKKDILAVWKKPLWRNQLILFSIFGMLGMQYTFVSAIEASNAVLATLLQFSAPIFIVIYVSLVHKNFPPRYQIIGIVGTLIGLIMLLTKGSVSSLVVSKEAILWGVGLGLTFAFYTLYPARLMKEWDILIIVGWSMLIGGIVLGMVSQVWKAEEWSILAQPNVAFMLSALLLFGTMAFVFFLCSMKYISAVETSVLSTFEPLTAMVISVIWFGTSLDIVQLLGVVIMLVFVTWLSVGGNSKATVGEEMTIT comes from the coding sequence ATGCTACGGTTAAATGGAATACTTATGATTATCATTGGGTCAATGCTATGGGGAGCAACAGGGCCTTTAATGGAATGGTTGCTTGAAAATATGAAACTGACCGTAACTTTTTTGCTTGTTATTAGATTAATAGTAGCAGGAATATTGTTATTATTAATTTTAGCTATTAGAAAAAAAGATATTTTGGCTGTATGGAAAAAGCCTTTGTGGAGAAATCAGTTAATTCTTTTTAGTATTTTTGGGATGTTGGGTATGCAATATACATTCGTTTCAGCAATTGAGGCGAGTAACGCTGTTTTAGCAACGTTATTACAATTTTCAGCGCCTATTTTTATAGTTATTTATGTTTCTTTAGTACATAAAAATTTTCCACCACGATATCAAATTATTGGCATAGTTGGAACGTTGATTGGGCTAATTATGTTACTAACAAAAGGTTCTGTCTCAAGCTTAGTAGTCAGTAAAGAAGCAATCCTTTGGGGCGTTGGATTAGGTTTGACATTTGCCTTTTATACCTTATATCCTGCACGATTAATGAAGGAATGGGATATTCTTATTATTGTTGGTTGGAGTATGCTCATCGGCGGCATCGTACTAGGTATGGTCAGTCAGGTGTGGAAAGCGGAAGAGTGGTCTATTTTAGCTCAGCCTAATGTTGCATTTATGCTGAGTGCTTTATTGCTATTTGGAACGATGGCGTTTGTTTTCTTTCTATGCAGTATGAAATATATCAGTGCTGTTGAGACGAGCGTTTTATCAACTTTTGAGCCTTTAACAGCAATGGTTATTTCAGTTATTTGGTTTGGGACAAGTTTAGATATTGTCCAATTATTAGGTGTTGTCATTATGCTTGTCTTTGTTACGTGGTTATCGGTAGGCGGTAATAGTAAGGCAACGGTGGGAGAGGAGATGACTATTACATAA
- the sstT gene encoding serine/threonine transporter SstT codes for MKNLILKWNQVSLVKRIIIGIIIGIILAVAAPESAKWVTIFGSLFVGALKAVAPVLVLFLVIHAISKHRSGHQTNMKSIIGLYIISTFLAALVAVIASFLFPVKLSLVTGAEGLTPPGGIVEVLQTLLFNIVDNPVNALLNANYIGILTWAVLLGIALRNSNDSTKNMIGNVSEAISQLVKWVINLAPIGILGLVYEAIVTNGLSALLDYGKLLLVLLGCMFFVALVVNPIIVFLNIRKNPYPLVFRTIRESGITAFFTRSSAANIPVNMNLCEKLELDEDTYSVSIPLGATINMAGAAITISVLTLATVHTLDIQVDIITALILSVLAAVSACGASGVAGGSLLLIPLACSLFGIPNEIAMQVVGVGFIIGVLQDSCETALNSSSDVLFTATAEYAKMRKEGKEVIINS; via the coding sequence ATGAAAAACTTAATTCTCAAGTGGAATCAAGTGAGCCTAGTCAAACGAATTATTATTGGTATTATTATTGGTATTATTTTGGCGGTAGCGGCTCCAGAGTCTGCAAAGTGGGTCACTATTTTCGGTTCTTTATTTGTAGGGGCTTTAAAGGCAGTTGCACCTGTATTGGTACTGTTCCTTGTAATCCATGCGATCTCTAAGCATAGAAGCGGTCATCAAACAAATATGAAATCGATTATTGGCCTTTATATTATAAGTACATTCCTAGCTGCATTAGTTGCAGTTATCGCAAGCTTTCTCTTCCCGGTTAAGCTATCACTTGTTACAGGCGCAGAAGGATTGACTCCTCCTGGCGGTATTGTTGAAGTACTTCAGACATTATTGTTTAACATTGTAGACAATCCGGTTAATGCATTATTAAATGCCAATTATATCGGCATCTTAACTTGGGCAGTCCTTCTTGGCATTGCGTTAAGAAATTCAAATGATAGTACTAAAAATATGATTGGAAATGTTTCAGAAGCCATCTCCCAACTAGTAAAATGGGTTATTAATTTGGCTCCAATCGGAATCCTGGGCCTTGTTTATGAAGCTATTGTAACAAATGGACTCTCAGCCTTACTTGATTACGGAAAATTACTACTAGTTTTACTTGGATGTATGTTCTTTGTAGCGCTTGTAGTGAATCCGATTATCGTTTTCCTGAATATCCGTAAAAATCCTTATCCACTTGTGTTTAGGACAATTAGAGAAAGTGGAATCACAGCATTCTTTACTCGCAGTTCTGCTGCCAATATTCCTGTTAATATGAACCTATGTGAAAAGTTAGAATTAGATGAAGATACGTATTCAGTATCTATCCCATTAGGCGCTACGATTAACATGGCTGGTGCCGCTATTACTATTTCAGTCTTAACTCTTGCTACTGTTCACACGCTAGATATTCAAGTTGATATCATTACAGCCCTAATCCTTAGCGTTTTAGCTGCTGTGTCAGCGTGTGGTGCTTCAGGTGTTGCGGGTGGCTCACTTTTACTCATTCCTTTAGCATGTAGTCTATTCGGAATTCCAAACGAAATTGCCATGCAGGTTGTTGGTGTTGGATTCATCATCGGTGTTTTACAAGACTCATGTGAAACGGCACTTAATTCATCTTCAGATGTACTTTTTACTGCAACAGCTGAATATGCAAAAATGCGTAAAGAAGGTAAAGAAGTTATTATTAATTCTTAA